CTGCGCGACGAAGCGGACCGCGTCCGATGCCTGTGACGCGCCCGATGCCGCCTCGCTCGCCTGGCGCCCGGCGTCGCCGGCAAGACCGTTCAGCGTCGTCGCCGATCCTTCGAGCTGCGAAGAGGCCGCCTCGATCGCCACCGCCACTTCGACGACGCGCGCCTCGAACTGGGCCGCAAGGTTGACGAGCTGGGCGCGCCGCGCCTTCTCGCTGCGCGCCTCGGCAAGGCGGCGCGCTTCGCGGTCGACGGCAGCCTGCGCTTCGGCGACGCGGGCCGCCTCCAGTGCGACGACGGCGCGTTCGCGCTCGACGCGGGCGATCTCGCGTTCCGATTCGGCCACGGCCGCCATCGCGTCGCTGTCGCGCCGGGCGATGTCCTGGCGCGCGATCAGGCTGCGCAGGTGCAGCGTCACATAGGACAGGGCGACGCATTGCAACCCGACCGCAGCGCCGTGGAACAGCACCCGCGCGATGCCGCCCTGCCCGTCCTCGAACACCCAGGCCGGCAGGATCAGGTCGAGCATCAAGTGGTGGACCGCGATCAGCGCCCCGGCGAGCGCGAGCGGCCGCCAGTCGCACAGCACCGTCAGCGCGGCGAGGGCGGTAAAGAAATACATGTGCGCGTCCATCTGCCAGCGCGCGCCCGACAGCAGGAAGACGAACAGGGCCGGCAGGATGGCGGCGAGGCTGCCCACCGCAAGCCGCGCGCCGACGTCGAAACGCTGCTTCACCGCCAGCCACGTCGGCAGCGCCATCGTCGCCGCCGCCAGCGCGACCGTCACGCTGGTGTGCGGGCTGCCCGCGCCATGGCCGACCAGCGCGAGCACCGGTACCGATAGCCAGGACGCCGCGACAATAGCGCGCACGCCCCGCCTGCGCAGCGCATCGAGGCTTTCGATCGTCATGCCTTTTCTCCGCGCGCCGTCTTTGCTCCGCACCAGGCGGACGGCGCGCCGATGACGATGCCGCCCTGCTCCAGCAGCGCCATCTGCAGTACGGCCCAGCGGCCACGCACGATCAGCGTCGATCCGGGCCCCGGGCCCAGCAGCGTGGCGCCATGCGCGACGGCGACGCGCGCCATCTCACCGGCCGGCCCGATCGGCACCAGCAGCAGCGCCCCGTCCGACCGCGGCGCGATCGCAAGCAGCGCCATGATCGCGACCACGCACGCGATCTGCACGATGACCATGGCCCCGCCCCGTCGCCTGTTCGATGTCCGCTCCATCGGTACTGCATGACGCGGCCGTGTTATAATGCGGTTAACGAGGCGAAAACCGAACCGTTTTCGTTCATAACCGCCTGCGACGTCCGCCCGAGGTCCGCCGCGCGGCGGCGCGATCTTGACATTTCGTCCGGCGGCGTACACATGGCGCCGCATCGAGGCGTCATGCAGCGTGAACGGGGCGACAAGCCCCCGGCTCCGCCTCGGTCGATCCGTTCAGGGCTTCCCTATTCACGCGGGGTGTCAGTTTTCCCCCGCCACCCGTGCGCCCATGCGGCGATCACGGGCACGGCCCGTTGTTTTTGAGGGTATTTTCATGTCTTTCGCCACTCTCGGCCTTGCCGAGCCGCTCGTCCGCGCGCTCGAAGCCAAGGGCTACGCCACCCCCACCCCCATCCAGGCGCAATCGATCCCGATCCTGCTCGAGGGCCACGACCTGCTCGGCATCGCGCAGACCGGCACCGGCAAGACCGCGGCTTTCGTGCTGCCGTCGATCCAGCGCCTCGTCGCCGCCAACAAGCGCGTGCTGCCGACGCACGTGCGCATGCTCGTCCTCGCGCCGACGCGCGAGCTTGCCAGCCAGATCGCCGACAACGCGCGGGGCTATGGCCAGTTCAGCAAACTGACCGTCGCCACCGTGTTCGGCGGCACCAGCATCAACAAGAACCGCCAGGACCTGTCGCGCGGCGTCGACATCCTCGTCGCGACGCCGGGCCGCCTGATCGACCTGGTGGAGCAGGGCATGTGCAACCTGTCGATGATCGAGATCCTGGTGCTCGACGAAGCCGACCAGATGATGGACCTGGGCTTCATCCACGCGCTCAAGAAGATCGTGCGGATGATCCCGCGCAAGCGCCAGACCCTGTTCTTCTCGGCGACGATGCCGACCGCGATCCGCGACCTTGCCAACCAGTTCCTCACCGATCCCAAGACGGTGTCGGTCGTACCGGAGTCGACCACCGCGGAGCGCGTCGACCAGTATGTCACCTTCGTCAACCAGACGGAGAAGCAGGCGCTGCTGACGCTCGTGCTGCGCGATCCTGCGATCGACCGCGCGCTCGTCTTCACCCGCACCAAGCATGGCGCGGACCGCGTCGTGAAGCTGCTCGCCGGCAACGGCATCGCGGCCAATGCGATCCATGGCAACAAGAGCCAGGGCCAGCGCGAGCGGGCACTCGGCGAGTTCAAGGACGGCAAGACCAAGGTGCTGGTCGCCACCGACATCGCGGCGCGCGGTATCGACGTTTCCGGCGTCAGCCACGTCGTCAACTTCGAACTGCCAAACGTCGCCGAACAATATGTCCACCGCATCGGGCGCACCGCGCGCGCGGGCAACAGCGGCATCGCCATCGCCTTCTGCGCCGATGACGAGCGACCGTATCTGAAGGACATTGAGAAGATCACGCGCCAGAAGGTGACGGTGCGCCCGCTGCCCGACAATTTCACCGGCCTCGCCAACGAGATCAAGGCCGCGCGCGTCAAGGCGATCGGCGCGGACCCCGCACCGCGCGCCGACCTGCCCCGCCAGCGCCAGCTGCCCAAGCCGCGCGCGACGCATGCGCCGACCTCGACGCGTGACTATGCCAACGCCAGCAGCCGCAACCGGCAGGGACGCGGCGGCAGCGGCGGTGGCGGCGGCCGTGGCGGTCGCGGGCGCGGCGGTCAGGGGCGCGGCGGCGGCGCCGGCGCGGGCGCGGCCCGCTGATCGGATGACGGACCCGGCCTCCCTCCTCGTGCATTGACGCCGCGAGGAGAGAGGCCATGGACATATCGACCACCCCCGTCGCCGAACGCATCGCCCGCGTGCTCGCCGGCCAGCGGATCAGCGCGAACGCCAACGGCGACGCCGAATCCGCCGCGCACGCGGTAGACGCGGCGTGGCGCGACTATCTGGGCGATGCCCGCGCGGTGCTACGCACGCTGCGCGAACCCGACCGGGCGATGGCCGCCGCCGGCGATCCTGCGGTGTGGGAGCGCATGGTGCTCGCCGCGATCGAGGAATCGAAGCCGGAAACGGTGGTGCTGTAGCGCGCCGTTCAATCCGTCACCTCGGCCTTGGAGCCGGGGGACAATCGCGGCGTCAGTCAACGAACATCGCCGCACGCTTTTGCATGTTCGCCATCACCTGCTCGATCTGGTTGGGCGTGCGGATCACCTTCAGCTGCTCGTCGCTTTCCGCGCGCAGCGCGCCGGCCGCATCCGTGTCCGCCGCCACATTGTACAACCGCTTCGCCCCGCGGATCGCGTGCGGATTCCGGCCTGCGATATCGCGCGCCAGCGCCATCGCCTCGCCCAGCGGGTCCTCGCTGAGCCGCGTCACCAATCCGAAGCCAGCCGCCTCCGCCGCATCGAATTCGCGCGCGGTATAGGTCAGCTCGCGCAGCACGTCGTCGCGCGCCAGCGTCCGCCACAGCGCGATGCCGCCCATGTCGGGCACGATCCCCCAATGCAATTCGCGGATCGACAGCCGCGTCGCCGGATGCGCCAGCCGCACGTCCGCGCCGCTCGCGATCTGCAGGCCGCCGCCCAGCGCGACGCCGTGCAGCGCGGCGATCACCGGCATCGGCAACTCGCGCCAGCCCCAGGCGACATATTGCGCCAGATTGGCGATGCCGTGCGTACGCGTGTCGAGGTCGATGCCCGATCCGCCGCTCGCCATCGCCGCCATGTCGAGCCCCGCGCAGAACGCACGCCCATCGCCCGACAGCACGACGCAGCGCACGTCGGTACGCGCCTTCAGGTCGTCGATCGTCGCGGCGAGCGCGGCGAACATCGCCGGGTCGAGCGCGTTCATCTTGTCCGGCCGCGCCAGGCGGACGTCGGCGACATGATCCGCGATGGTCACGGTTACGCGCTCGGACATGTGTTCCTCCCTTTTCCGTTCGCCCTGAGCTTGTCGAAGGGCTGCCCTTTCCTTTGCAGGGAAGAACACGGCTTCGACAAGCGCAGCCTGAACGACAGGGGGGAAATCCCTGCCCGTCCCCGCATTGCGCCACGGACCGCGCCGTGTAGAACGGGCGCGAATGAGCGGGTTCGACATCAAGCGGTTCACCGCGCGCGGCTTCGGCGGGCATATCGGCCGGCTGGGCATGGCCTATCACGACAGCGGCGACGACTGGGTGGCGCTGGCGCTGCCCTATGCCGACGATCTGATCGGCGATCCGGCGACCGGCGTTATCGCATCGGGGCCGATCGTGACGATGATGGACACCGCGACCAGCCTTGCGGTCTGGGTCAGGCTGGGCCGGTTCGTGCCGCAGGCGACGCTGGACCTGCGCGTCGACTATCTGCGCCCCGCGACACCCGGCCGCACGGTGATCGGCCGCGGCGAATGCGTGAAGCTGACGCGCTCGGTGGCGTTCGTCCGCGGCGTCGCCTACGACGCGGACATCGGCGACCCGCTCGCGCAGGTCGCGGGCACGTTCATGCTGATGGACAGCTGGTCATGAGCCTGCCGCCCTATGCGCGACTGCTCGGCGTGACGCTGGAGCCGCGGGGCGCCGCCGCCCCGCTCGTCGTCATGCCGTTCGGCGACGACGTGCTCGGCCGCCCCGGCTTCCTGCACGGCGGCGCGATCGCGGGGCTGCTGGAGATCGCGGCGATCGCCGCGCTGCGTCACGCGCTTGAGGCGGACGGCGGCGGCCGGATCAAGCCGATCGGCGTCACGGTCGACTATATGCGCGGCGGCCGCGACAAGCCGACCCGCGCGGAAGGCATCGTTACCCGGCTCGGCACGCGTATCGCCAATGTCGACGCGCTGGCGTGGCAGGACGATCGCGACAAGCCGATCGCGCGCGCGCAGATGAACTTCCTGATCGTGCGCGACTGACCGTTCCGGTGCGCTCCTGCGTATGCAGGAACACGGAGGGCCGTTTTCATCATTACGTGGGCTGTTTACCTGGCCGTCAACCGCAGCAACCGTCCACCCGATCCCTTGCCGCCATCCTCCAGCAGCCAGAGCGCGCCGTCCGGCGCCTGCGCGACGTCGCGGATGCGCGTGCCCATGTCCCACTGGTCCTTCGCCGTCGCCCTCGCGCCGTCCAGCGCAACGCGGATCAGCGACTTGTCGGACAGCGCGGCGATGAACAGCGACCCCCGGTATTGCGGGAACATCGCCCCCGAATAAGCGATCATCCCGCCCGGCGAGATCGACGGATTCCACCACAGAACCGGCGCCGCGAAATCGGGACGGCTGGGGTGATCGGGGATCGGCTGGCCCGAATAATTGTCGCCGTTCGACACCACCGGCCAGCCGTAATTGCGTCCCGGCTCGATCAGGTTGAGCTCGTCGCCCCCCTTCGGGCCCATCTCCTCTTCCCACAAACGGCCATCATCGGTGAAGACGAGGCCATAGGGATTGCGGTGGCCGCTGCTCCAGGTCATCGCCCGCACGCCACCTTTGGCATAAGCGGGATTGCCGGGCCACGCCTTGCCGTCGAGCGTCAGGCGCAGGATCTTGCCGAGCGCCTGTTCCGGATCCTGCGCGGGCGAGAATCGCTGCCGCTCGCCCGAAGTCAGGAACAACGACTTGCCGTCGGGCGCAAAGGCGATCGTCGCGCCATATTGGCCGCCAGGGCCGTCCGAACCCGCGCGCCAGATCACGGCGACGTCAGTGAGCGACGGCGCGGCGCGGTCGCCCGCGGTGTGCAGGATGCCGCGGGCGAGCGCCAGGCTGCTGCCGCCATTCGGGCGCGGCTCGGCGTAGGACAGGTAGATGGCGTGGCTGGTCGCGAAGTCCGGCGCGATCGCGACGTCGAGCAAGCCCCCCTGCCCCCCTTGCGCGACGACCGGAACGCCGCTGGCGGGAAAGGTTCGGCCATCGGCGAGCCGCAGCATCAGCCGGCCGACCTTTTCGGTGACCAGCAAATCGCCGCTGCCGGGAAGGAAAGCCATCGCGAACGGCGCGTCGAAACGGCCGATCTCAGCGACCGCGAACGGCGGCGGCGTCTTGGGCAGGTTCGCGCGCCCGGTCGTCGCGGGGACGTTGCGGATCGACGGATCGCGCGGCGCATTCGCCGGCACCGGATCGTTGGACCCGGCGGGCTGCGGCCCCTGCGGCCCCTGCATCGCGGCAGGCGCGGCCTGCCGCGGCTGGGCGGAACAGGCGGTGCCGATCATCAGCAGGGCGAGCAGGCTGGCACGGGTCATTCGCGGGTCTCCGACAGGACCAGAGAATAACTGCCCGCGCACGCATGAGTTGCCGGCCAAAGCCCGAGGGGCGTTGCCGGCTTGCGCCGGAGGGCGGGTCGGCGTATATGGCGCATGTCTTCTCTTACATCGTCAGGTGAAAGAGGCTGCGGGGCTCCCTCCGCGGCGCGGACAGCGCACATCCGTTACACGTCCAACCCCCATGTCCACCCCCCCCCCCGCCCAACCAAGGTCCTCATGGTCGATATCGCCCTTCTCACCCAGCTGATCGAGCCCGAAGCGAAGGCGCTCGGCTTCGACCTCGTGCGGGTGAAGATGTTCGGCGGCAAGTCCGACCCGACGTTGCAGGTGATGGCGGAACGGCCCGCGACCGGCCAGCTGACGATCGACGATTGCGCCGACCTGTCGCGCCGCATCTCGGACAAGCTCGACGCGCTGGAGGCCGAAGGCCGCGATCCGATCCCGGACGCCTATCGCCTCGAAGTCTCCTCGCCTGGCATCGACCGCCCGCTCACCCGCCCGCAGGATTACGCCAACTGGGCAGGGCACGAGGCGAAGCTGACGCTCGCCGAGAAGATCGACAACCGCAAGATCCTGACCGGCGACCTCGTCGGCATCGAGGGCGAGAACGTGACGATCGACGTGCGCGGCTATCGCCCGATGACCGTCGCGCTTGCGCAGATCGCCGACGCCAAGCTGACGATCACCGACCGGCTGATCGCCGCCACCGCGCCGCTTTCCACGGACGGCGCGGACGAATTCGAGGAGGCGTCCGACGACACGGACGCCGCCGACACCAACGACAATGATGCCCTCAAGGAAGGACACGCTTAAGATGGCCAGTGTTGCCACCGCCAACCGCGCGGAACTGATCGCGATCGCTAATTCGGTTGCGTCGGAGAAGATGATCGACAAGGCGATCGTCATCGAGGCGCTGGAAGAAGCGATCCAGCGCGCGGCCAAGACCCGCTACGGCATCGAGAACGACATTCGCGCCAAGCTCGATCCGCAGACCGGCGACCTGCGCCTGTGGCGCGTCGTCGAGGTGGTCGAGGCGGTCGACGACTTCTTCAAGCAGGTCGACGTCGCGCAGGCGCAGAAGCTGCAGAAGGGCGCGGCTGTCGGCGACTATATCGTCGATCCGCTGCCCCCGATCGAATTCGGCCGCATCCAGGCGCAGGCGTCGAAGCAGATCATTTTCCAGAAGGTCCGCGATGCCGAGCGCGACCGCCAGTATGAAGAATTCAAGGATCGCCAGGGCGAGATCATCACCGGCGTCGTCAAGCGCGTCGAGTTCGGCCACATCGTCGTCGACCTCGGTCGCGCCGAAGGTGTCATCCGCCGCGACCAGCAGATTCCGCGCGAAGTCGTGCGCGTCAACGACCGTATCCGCTCGCTGATCCTCAACGTCCGCCGCGAAAACCGGGGCCCGCAGATCTTCCTCAGCCGCGCGCACCCCGATTTCATGAAGAAGCTGTTCGCGCAGGAAGTGCCCGAAATCTACGACGGCATCATCACCATCCAGGCCGCCGCGCGTGATCCGGGCAGCCGCGCCAAGATCGGCGTCATCAGCCGCGATTCGTCGATCGACCCCGTCGGCGCCTGCGTCGGCATGAAGGGCAGCCGCGTCCAGGCCGTCGTGCAGGAAATGCAGGGCGAGAAGATCGACATCATCCCCTGGTCGCCCGATACGGCCACATTCGTTGTCAACGCGCTGCAGCCTGCGTCCGTCAGCCGCGTCGTGATCGACGAGGAAGAGGACCGGATCGAGGTGGTCGTGCCCGACGACCAGCTTTCCCTCGCGATCGGTCGCCGTGGCCAGAACGTCCGCCTCGCCAGCCAACTGACCGGCAAGGCGATCGACATCCTGACCGAGGCCGATGCCAGCGAGAAGCGCCAGAAGGAGTTCGTGCAGAATTCCGAGATGTTCCAGAACGAACTGGACGTCGACGAGACGCTGGCGCAGCTGCTGGTCGCCGAAGGCTTCGGCGCGCTCGAAGAGGTCGCCTATGTCGAGCTCGACGAGCTCGCCGCGATCGAGGGCTTCGACGAAGACCTCGCGCAGGAGCTGCAGAGCCGTGCGCAGGAAGCGCTGGAGCGTCGCGAAGCCGCGGCACGCGAAGAGCGTCGTGCGCTCGGCGTCGAGGACGCGCTCGCCGACATGCCGTATCTGACCGAGGCAATGCTGGTCACGCTGGGCAAGGCGGGGATCAAGACGCTCGACGATCTCGCCGATCTCGCCACCGACGAACTGGTCGAGAAGAAGCGTGTCGAGCCGCGCCGCCGCAACGAGGACGCGCCGAAGCGGCCGGAGCCGAAGGGCGGCATCCTCAGCGAATATGGCCTGTCCGACGAACAGGGCAACGAGATCATCATGGCCGCGCGCCAGCATTGGTTCGCGGACGAAGCGCCTGCGGCCATCGATGCGGACGTGTCGGAGGGTGAGGAAGCCTGATGCCCTTCGTCTCGATCCGGTTGGCCGGCTCCGCGACCCGGGAGCAGAAGGCAGGGGTCGTCGCGGACGTGACGGCGAGCCTCGTCGCGCGCCTCGGCAAGAACCCCGCCGCGGTCCAGATCGTAATCGAGGAGGTTTCGACCGAAAATTACGCGGCCGGCGGGAAATTGCTCGCCGACCGCGACGCGCCCAAGGCTCCATCGAGGGAGGACGCGCATGCGGTTCCCTCGCAATGAGGCGCTGACGGTACAGCAGGGCGGCACCCGCGCCCTCCCCTCGTCATTCCCGCGCAGGCGGGAATCCAGACTGGCTGACCGCGCGGCTCGTGCCATGCCCGTTGCGTCTCTGGATCCCCGCCTCCACGGGGATGACGACCTGTATGGAAGGGAGGCGCGCGCATGAGCGATCCCGTCCGCAAGTGCATCCTCAGCCAGGAACGCGACGCGCGCGATCATCTCGTGCGGCTCGCGCTCGCGCCCGATGGCCAGGTGCTACCCGATGTCCGTGCCAAGGCTCCGGGCCGCGGCGCGTGGATCGGCGTCACGCGCGCCGAGCTGGAAGAGGCGATCGCGAAGAAGCGCCTGCGCGGTGCGTTGCTGCGTGCGTTCAAAGGGGCCGAACTGGTCATCCCCGACGATCTGCCGCAGCGAATCGCCGATGCGCTGGAACGCAATGCGCTCGATCGCCTCGGCCTCGAATCGCGCAGCGGCACGCTGCTGACCGGGTCGGAACGGATCGAAACCGCGGCGCGATCCGGCCAGCTCCACGCGCTCTATCATGCCGCCGATGCCAGCGACGACGGGCGGCGCAAGCTGGCCCAGGCGTGGCGCGTCGGCTCCGATCGCGAAGGGTCCGACCTCAAGGGGTTGGCACTGCCGGTGCCCCGCCCCATATTGTCGTTGGCGCTTGGCCGCGAGAATGTGGTACACATCGGCCTGACCGACCGCGCTGCCGCCGCGCGGGTGAGCGATGCGCTCGACCGCTGGCTGCATTTTATCGAGTCTGAATCTGCCCCTGCGCCTTGCGAAACGGCCTCGCGAGGTTCATCGCCCTCCGGCTTTACCGGGGCGCTGCCGGCCGTAGACGTGAATGAGGAATCTGAGTGAGCGAGACCGACAACGAGAAGCCGAAGCTTGGCATGCGCGCGCCTCTGGGGCTGAAGCGCACGGTCGAGACCGGCCAGGTGAAGCAAAGCTTCAGCCACGGCCGCTCGAACACCGTGATCGTGGAGACGAAGCGTCGCCGTGTGCTCGGCCGTCCGGGCGAAGCGCCCGCCGCCGAGCCGACGCCGGTCGCCGCGCCCGCCCCCGCAGTCGAGACGGCCGCACCGCGTCCGGCCCCCCGCCCCGCCCCCGCGGGCGAGACGCCGCAGGAGCGCCAGGCGCGCATGCTGCGCGAGGCGGAAGACCAGCGGATGCACGCGCTCGAAGACGCGCGTCGCCGTGAGGAAAGCGAGCGCGCGCGTGCCGCCGAGGAAGAGCGCGCCCGCGCCGCCGAGCGTGCCGCGGCCGCCGCCCCCCCCGCCGCGCCGGAACCCGCGCCGCAGCCCGAGCCGGAGGCGCCCGCCCCGGTAGCGGAGCTTTCGGCCTCCGCCGCCACGACGCCGTCGGTATCGGTGCCGACGCCGGCCGGCCGTGGCTTCCGCCCGGTCGAGCGGCCCGCGCCGGAACCCGCCGCGGAACCTGCCCCCCAGCCGGAAGCGACGCCCGCACCCGCGCCGGTCGAAGCTGCACCGACGCCGGCCCCTGCCCCGGTCGCCGAGGCACCCGCGGCCGCGCCCGCGACGCTGTCGGTCGAGCTGGGCCGCGATCCGTCGCTGCCCGCGCCGCGCCGCTTCTCGCCGGTCGCGCGCCCGGAAATCCCGAAGCCGCAGCCCAAGCCCGCGCCGGCCCCCGCGCCCGCGCCGACCCAGGCGTCCACTTCGTCCACTTCCGCGGCCCCCAATCGTCCGCTGCCGTCCGGTCAGGCGACGCCGCGCAACGCCCCGCCCAGCCGTCCGCAGCAGCGCGACCGCAAGGGGGACGAGCGCCGTGGCGGCAAGCTGACCGTCAACCGCGCGCTCAACGAGGACGGCAGCGCGCGGGCGCGCAGCCTCGCCGCGCTGAAGCGTGCGCGCGAGAAGGAAAAGCGCGCGTTCGGCGGCCCGCGCGAGGCGCAGGTGAAGCAGGTCCGCGACGTGCAGGTGCCCGAGGCGATCACCGTCGCCGAGCTGGCGAACCGCATGGCGGAAAAGGGTGCGGACCTGGTCAAGGCGCTGTTCAAGATGGGCATGCCCGTCA
This portion of the Sphingomonas sp. FARSPH genome encodes:
- a CDS encoding methyl-accepting chemotaxis protein; translated protein: MTIESLDALRRRGVRAIVAASWLSVPVLALVGHGAGSPHTSVTVALAAATMALPTWLAVKQRFDVGARLAVGSLAAILPALFVFLLSGARWQMDAHMYFFTALAALTVLCDWRPLALAGALIAVHHLMLDLILPAWVFEDGQGGIARVLFHGAAVGLQCVALSYVTLHLRSLIARQDIARRDSDAMAAVAESEREIARVERERAVVALEAARVAEAQAAVDREARRLAEARSEKARRAQLVNLAAQFEARVVEVAVAIEAASSQLEGSATTLNGLAGDAGRQASEAASGASQASDAVRFVAQAVDQLTGAITSVAHSAEAQSRLTAAARSSTRNGDATVHALARRAADIGGFIGEINSIAGQTNLLALNATIEAARAGDAGRGFAVVASEVKQLAGATGRATDKIAGLVASVQEGVDAAATDLELASSAVTEVAEAADDIRTAVAAQGSAAQRIAQSVHEARAGAHLIAERISHVAQAVNAAGDLSSEVRDAATQLADLARRLRLSTLGFVEHLRGAQGSLDDVAAA
- a CDS encoding DEAD/DEAH box helicase; this translates as MSFATLGLAEPLVRALEAKGYATPTPIQAQSIPILLEGHDLLGIAQTGTGKTAAFVLPSIQRLVAANKRVLPTHVRMLVLAPTRELASQIADNARGYGQFSKLTVATVFGGTSINKNRQDLSRGVDILVATPGRLIDLVEQGMCNLSMIEILVLDEADQMMDLGFIHALKKIVRMIPRKRQTLFFSATMPTAIRDLANQFLTDPKTVSVVPESTTAERVDQYVTFVNQTEKQALLTLVLRDPAIDRALVFTRTKHGADRVVKLLAGNGIAANAIHGNKSQGQRERALGEFKDGKTKVLVATDIAARGIDVSGVSHVVNFELPNVAEQYVHRIGRTARAGNSGIAIAFCADDERPYLKDIEKITRQKVTVRPLPDNFTGLANEIKAARVKAIGADPAPRADLPRQRQLPKPRATHAPTSTRDYANASSRNRQGRGGSGGGGGRGGRGRGGQGRGGGAGAGAAR
- a CDS encoding crotonase/enoyl-CoA hydratase family protein, whose amino-acid sequence is MSERVTVTIADHVADVRLARPDKMNALDPAMFAALAATIDDLKARTDVRCVVLSGDGRAFCAGLDMAAMASGGSGIDLDTRTHGIANLAQYVAWGWRELPMPVIAALHGVALGGGLQIASGADVRLAHPATRLSIRELHWGIVPDMGGIALWRTLARDDVLRELTYTAREFDAAEAAGFGLVTRLSEDPLGEAMALARDIAGRNPHAIRGAKRLYNVAADTDAAGALRAESDEQLKVIRTPNQIEQVMANMQKRAAMFVD
- a CDS encoding PaaI family thioesterase — its product is MSGFDIKRFTARGFGGHIGRLGMAYHDSGDDWVALALPYADDLIGDPATGVIASGPIVTMMDTATSLAVWVRLGRFVPQATLDLRVDYLRPATPGRTVIGRGECVKLTRSVAFVRGVAYDADIGDPLAQVAGTFMLMDSWS
- a CDS encoding PaaI family thioesterase, which translates into the protein MSLPPYARLLGVTLEPRGAAAPLVVMPFGDDVLGRPGFLHGGAIAGLLEIAAIAALRHALEADGGGRIKPIGVTVDYMRGGRDKPTRAEGIVTRLGTRIANVDALAWQDDRDKPIARAQMNFLIVRD
- a CDS encoding PQQ-dependent sugar dehydrogenase yields the protein MTRASLLALLMIGTACSAQPRQAAPAAMQGPQGPQPAGSNDPVPANAPRDPSIRNVPATTGRANLPKTPPPFAVAEIGRFDAPFAMAFLPGSGDLLVTEKVGRLMLRLADGRTFPASGVPVVAQGGQGGLLDVAIAPDFATSHAIYLSYAEPRPNGGSSLALARGILHTAGDRAAPSLTDVAVIWRAGSDGPGGQYGATIAFAPDGKSLFLTSGERQRFSPAQDPEQALGKILRLTLDGKAWPGNPAYAKGGVRAMTWSSGHRNPYGLVFTDDGRLWEEEMGPKGGDELNLIEPGRNYGWPVVSNGDNYSGQPIPDHPSRPDFAAPVLWWNPSISPGGMIAYSGAMFPQYRGSLFIAALSDKSLIRVALDGARATAKDQWDMGTRIRDVAQAPDGALWLLEDGGKGSGGRLLRLTAR
- the rimP gene encoding ribosome maturation protein RimP — its product is MVDIALLTQLIEPEAKALGFDLVRVKMFGGKSDPTLQVMAERPATGQLTIDDCADLSRRISDKLDALEAEGRDPIPDAYRLEVSSPGIDRPLTRPQDYANWAGHEAKLTLAEKIDNRKILTGDLVGIEGENVTIDVRGYRPMTVALAQIADAKLTITDRLIAATAPLSTDGADEFEEASDDTDAADTNDNDALKEGHA
- the nusA gene encoding transcription termination factor NusA, which encodes MASVATANRAELIAIANSVASEKMIDKAIVIEALEEAIQRAAKTRYGIENDIRAKLDPQTGDLRLWRVVEVVEAVDDFFKQVDVAQAQKLQKGAAVGDYIVDPLPPIEFGRIQAQASKQIIFQKVRDAERDRQYEEFKDRQGEIITGVVKRVEFGHIVVDLGRAEGVIRRDQQIPREVVRVNDRIRSLILNVRRENRGPQIFLSRAHPDFMKKLFAQEVPEIYDGIITIQAAARDPGSRAKIGVISRDSSIDPVGACVGMKGSRVQAVVQEMQGEKIDIIPWSPDTATFVVNALQPASVSRVVIDEEEDRIEVVVPDDQLSLAIGRRGQNVRLASQLTGKAIDILTEADASEKRQKEFVQNSEMFQNELDVDETLAQLLVAEGFGALEEVAYVELDELAAIEGFDEDLAQELQSRAQEALERREAAAREERRALGVEDALADMPYLTEAMLVTLGKAGIKTLDDLADLATDELVEKKRVEPRRRNEDAPKRPEPKGGILSEYGLSDEQGNEIIMAARQHWFADEAPAAIDADVSEGEEA
- a CDS encoding tautomerase family protein, which produces MPFVSIRLAGSATREQKAGVVADVTASLVARLGKNPAAVQIVIEEVSTENYAAGGKLLADRDAPKAPSREDAHAVPSQ
- a CDS encoding DUF448 domain-containing protein, translated to MSDPVRKCILSQERDARDHLVRLALAPDGQVLPDVRAKAPGRGAWIGVTRAELEEAIAKKRLRGALLRAFKGAELVIPDDLPQRIADALERNALDRLGLESRSGTLLTGSERIETAARSGQLHALYHAADASDDGRRKLAQAWRVGSDREGSDLKGLALPVPRPILSLALGRENVVHIGLTDRAAAARVSDALDRWLHFIESESAPAPCETASRGSSPSGFTGALPAVDVNEESE